ACCCAGCTGCTATGCCCACACTTTGCTGGCAAGTCGGCCACTTATGCCCCCTCCATCCCCTGCCCATCAGAGCCGGACAGGGTTCAAGTCCCCTAAATCTGCCTCCCAGCAGGGATGACAAAACCCCAAAACCACTGCCACTGCCTCCCTGCGGAGCCCTGCTGCTCCGCAGGACACAGAGTTGGAGCATGCATAGGGCTGCCACCCTGCCCCATGTCCTCCGCCAGCTCCATGTCCCCCACCAGCCCAGGAGCAGAGTCGTGGGCAAGAATAGAATAAACAACTTTAATTCCAGACGAGGACATCTCGTGAAGGAGATTGTTTACGTCggatataaatacacacaccatTTCACGTCACTTGGGCGTTTTGAAAATCTGGAAAGGGAGATCATGGGGAGGGGGCACAAAGATCTCATGCCCTGTCCCCGTGAGAGTGTGGAGAGGGGGCGCGCACAGAGCTCACCTCTGCCCCCGTGGGACCAAGGACAGCCTTGGTCTGACTTTTGAAGCTCCTGGGCTTCGGTGCCCAcagaggaggctgaagtgggaaggagCTGGCCATCAGGAGGAGGAAGCAAGCCCCTGGAGGAGTTGTGGGGCCCAGTCCAGGGCATTAGGGTgacccccctcccccagccccctgccctcCAGCTATAAGgctgaggagaggagaaagaggagtggggtgtggagaaactgaggcttgccTATCAAGGGTTCTGCATGGGGGCCTGGCAAGCAGTTCTCAGAGGTCTGAGGATGGGACCCAAGCCTGTGTCCCTGGCCACAGAAGACAGGCAGCCCGTCCTCTCCAGCATGAGTGGTAGCGGACGCACCTGCTTCGGACAGGATTCCTTCCCCTCCCGGCCTCTTACAATCTGAGAAGCCTCTGAGGCCCGAGGAACCCAAGTTGAATGATGGGATTTCAGACTTGGGGACAAGGAGGGGGACCTGGCTCACCTGCCTTAGAGACCCCTCCTCCTGAAGAAAGGGATTGTTCCAGAAAAATTGCAAGCCCTGCCTCTTCAAGCACAGCAATCCTTGAGTGTCAGCCATTCACTCTTTAGCGTGAATTAGAGTGACAACCAGGAATGGAGCCAGGCTGCGGATCACTGATGGGGAGGCCAAAGGCCCGAGGGGCAGGTAACACTggtggaggaggggcagggaagaCTGgcgggggaggggcagggaagacTGGGGGGGAGGGGCCGGGAAGCTTCATGGAAGGCCCTTCACTGGCCCCAGCGAGGTGGGCACTCGGCCTCACCTTTGCCCAGGCCATTCCCCCTCGCCTTAGCACTCGTTCCCGCTGGCCCCTGCCTCCTTGCAGCCCCGGCCTGGAGGGGTCTTCACAGTACAGTGCGGGACCAAGGGCAGAGGGGTATCATACTCCAGGCCACGTGCAGAGCTTGTTtgaggggtgggagtgggagccGGCAGGTAGTCTCTGGGGCTTTGGGCACCCCCTAAGATGGAGCAAGAGGACCCACAGCCCCTGGAGGAGTGGGGTCCAGAGTCCCTGGCCCTGGATGACTTGTGAGCGTGGGTGGAGGGGTCCCAGAGAAGCAAGGCCGTTCAGGGACTGTTGGGCCACATGAGCCTGGAAGAGGCTCATGGCTTGGGCTGGGCAGGACACCTGAGCCCTGACCCCTCACTCCTCAGCTCCAGACGTGTGACCACGTGGGTGCCGGCTCGCAGCCCTGGGAATGATGGCTCGCTCGCTGTTGGTGCCTGCTTGCCTGAAAGCCGCTGTGAAGGCTGCTCCTGTGGTCAGCGGGGTTTTTCTGCATGCACAGCCCTGTCCCCCAGCCGCGTCCTTTCCTGAAAGCTGGACCCCTCCACCTTGTGGAACCCTGCATCCCTAGTAAGCCACAGCCCCTCTCTGAGCAGCGCCCGAGacctgggggctgggggaaggttCCAGAATTGTGTCTGGTGCCTGGTAAGTATCAAGAATGCTGGTGGCCATGGTGATACCCACTGCTTCTCGAGCATCTGGACCCAGGGAGGAAGTACCCCGGCAGCACTCCCAGTTCCACCACCTTACTGGGcatgcctctgcctcctctgGGCCGGCGCCCCCCACCCCAGCTGCCCCACATGGCCACAGTTGGGGTTGGTGAGGACAATACTGGCCTTGGATGACTCAGGCACTCACTCTATGAGCTTGGCAAGCCCCTTtctccctctgagcctcagtttcctcatttgtaacatGGGGAGATAAAGTCCAGGACCCTAAACTGGGGAcaggagactctgcctcaagccTAATCGGGGAGCCCcagccttttcctcctcctccccctcctgctCCCAGCCACACAGGCCATGGTCACCCTGAGTGTGTAGGACTTCTCTGTAGCCAAAGGCCTGGCCTGAGGACCTGAGCCCATCTCGCCTGCTTCAGTGGCTATGGCCAGGTCTGATGGCAGGGCCTCGGAGCTGGAAGTGCCAGGGATGTCCCACACTCCTCTTCCTCACCACAGGCCCCCTTCCCCATATACCAGTCCTGAAGGGGCTGGGAGCTTGGACACTTGGCAGAAGGCACGTGGGAGGAAATCCTGGCGTCCAGCTCCGAGGAGATGATCAGAGGCCCCAGCCAGAGAAAGGCTCCCTCCCTAGTGAAGGCATGGGGATGCATAGTGAGCTGGGCCAGAGCAGCTGGTCACGTCTTCTCTGTCCCCGGAGGGGAGGAAAATGGCTGTTTGCATGGGGAGATGGCGGCCACAACCCGGCATGCCTGGGTTCACTGCTGCGTGACTTTGTTCTTGGTTTTCTTATCCATAGGATGGGGCCGTGAGCGCTGCCTCTGCCTGGGGCAGCAGGCAAGCCGTTCTGAGGCCATTCCTAGAGTGGGGGCTTTGGGAAGATCGTGCACTCTCTGTGGAAGGAGGTGCAAGGGCACTGGAGGAGGTGGGGCTGGTTTTCATTCTGACCCTGCCATTTCCCAGCTGTGGCCCCTGTGTGTGTCACTGGACCCCACCAGCCCCAAGAAATGGATGAAAAATAGCCTCTCCTTTGTGGGTTGTTGTGGGTTCAAGTGTCAACCCAGATCTCAAAGTGCTTGCTCACAGCAGAGCGGCCCGTGGGTGTCTGCTGTTTTATCGTGCAATTCATGGAGGCCTCAGGTGGGGGGGTCTTGCAGAGACATGCACCCCCCGCCACCTCCATTAATGCAACACGAATGCTCCCTGGCCTTTTCTTTCTGTCCTTGTCCTTCCtcctgtgtgtgtgatggagggaGCATTGTTGTTGTTAACTCTCTTGGGAATTCAGGTTGTTTCTTAACTCTCTTGGGAATTCCCAGCACCTAAATaatctttgtccttttttcttttttctttttcatctcatCCTTCTAATCAATGGAATCCACCTTGTCCTTTTTTCTGAGAAACCTCCTTCCGGAGACAAACTGGCCAAAGTGAGGAGCAGCTCCTGGCTACCCCTGTGAGTTTTCAGTGGATGCGCTATACCCCAGGAACAGCAAATCACTGGCATTCAGGCCACCACATCCCATCTGGAGTCAgtggcagacattgctaatcaacCACAGCACAGTGGCCTTAGACTCTCAATGCTGTGCTCTGGGTAGCCATCACCAATCAATCGAGATGAAACCGATTGCCACCCCTGGCATGGTGGGTATCCACGCTGGCATGCCCAGATGAGCCCTGACCTTCGGCCCCTGGCAGAGCCCTGCTGACTAAGCCTCGGGCCCATTAGCCAGGGCCTGGGTGAGGGCGTGAGGGCTGGCGCTGAGGATGTGAGGACGGCCTGAGCCCTTGGAGCTCCTGTGCATGCTGACCACGTCACCGCTGCTGGGCTCACACTCTCCTCCGTGCTGGCCGAAGAGGCCTCGGACGGTGGCCTGGAAGCCACTGGTGACGAAGCAGTAGACGATGGGGTCCATGCAGCTGTTGAGGCTGCTGAGGGTCACGGCCACGTGGTAGACCACGAGGCTCACGTGGTGTGGCATGTCGGGCCACAGCGCCACGGCCACCTGGCGGGCATGGAAGGGCGTGAAGCAGACGAGAAAGATGATGAGCACCGTGAGCAGCAGCTGCATGGCCCGCACGCGGCGCTGGCGACCCTGGCGGAGCAGACCTGGCCGCGACAGTGCACACATGATGCGGCCGGTGAACACGCTGATGACCAGCAGAGGCAGCAGGAACTCCAGGACGGTCAGCGCAAAGACACGGCAGCAGGGCCGGCTGCCTGTCACGCCCAGCACCGACAGGGTCACGGCACCGGCGGCCAGCCACACGAAGGCGCACACGGCCCTGGCACAGGCAGGCTGGCGGCAGCGGCGGGAGCCTTCGGGCCGCACAATGGCCAGGTAGCGGTCCACGCAGATGCAGGTGAGGAAGAGGATGGAGCAGTGCATGTTGAGGAAGTAACCGAGGACGTGCGGGAAGGCGCAGTGCAGGCAGCCCCTGGCGCCGTAGTACACAGCGAAGCGCGTGGGCAGGGACAGCCCTACCAGCAGATCGGTCACCACCAGGTTGATGGTGTAGATGACTGAGGGTGTCTTGGCCCGGGTGCGGCAGCAGAAGACGTACAGCGCCAGCCCGTTGAGCACCAGCCCCACCAGGAAGATGGCTCCGTGCACCGCCATCAGCGCCAGCCACAGGCCTGGGAAGGCGCCATGCAGCTCCTCGTCCAGCCGGGCAAACAGGTGGAACAGGGGCACCTCCAGCCCGCTGGCATTGGTCCACACTGTTGTCACTGTGGTGGCATTGGGGACTGCCCCGGCCGAGGGCCCCGCTGGAGACACAGAGGGCATGACGGCAGCCAGCACACCCCAGGCCTGGAAGCAAGGAGACCAGGTCACCCCAGGCGCCAGCCTGGCCTTAAGCCCTGCCCTGAGGCCCAGAACTCAGCTGGCCCATCTGCCCCTGCACGCCCAGCAGCCCCCATCTCCATGCCCTCGCCTGGCCAGGGCCTCCAATGCCTGCTCCCTTGCCTCTACCCAGAGAGAGCCTTGGACATCAGCAGAAAAGGCACAGGCTTTCAGAGTCAGACACGTGTTCAAATTCCAGCCCTGGCACTTGCCAGCATGGAGCCTTGACAAAATATGGAGGTTTCTGCAACTGtccaggcaggaggaggaggtggaaacACGTGCAGTGCAGGGCTGTCCTCAGGATGGAGAGCTGATAAGGGCAAGACCACGGGGCTCCAGTGTGCAGTTCCAGGGCCTGGCTCCAGCCCCAGCTGTGCCACTGACTAGTGTGCGTGCTCGGATAGGCCACTTAACCTCTCTACCTGCTTCCTAATCTATATCACTGGGATCGCGTTGCTGCTGGGGTGATTAAGCAAGCGGGTCAGCACAGCAGCGCCAGCAGAGTTGGTGGCTGATGAACCAGTTCTgctgagacagagccttgctcgtGGTGGGGACCTTTGACTACCCTGCCCACTCCCCTGTCCCCACACCCACCGTCATGGCCCCCATCCTCCGGGACCACCCATCtgttctcccctcctcccaggccAGCCTCAGGTCAATGCCCTGGACGGGGGTCCTCATGAGGGACCTTTACAAAGGGAACTAGGCTGTCCAGTGGGGCCGCATGGGAGCCAAGGACCAGTCCCACTGGGCACCCCAGGCTCCTACAGGCCCTGAGAGGCGGGCACCCTTATGATCCCCCCAAACTACAGAAAAGGAGACAGAGGCCCATGTGGGGTGGCTGGCTGGGGCTGAAGCCTGGAGCCAGGGTGTGAGTCAAATAAACACCGAGCTCCCGTCTGGTCTGGCCTGGGCAGGGGGGCCGGGGTGGGGGGCGGGCGAGGGGCTGTGCCGGAGCCACCCACTCTGTTTATGTTCCTGCCCTGGCGTGTTTAACTGGGCAGTGATTTATCCCTCTATTTATAAATGAAGGGTTAACGGCCCTACCCCCACCCTAGAGCTGGGCTGACCCTCCAAATAAGGGCATTTCTGGCTTTTTCAGGAGAAAGGAGAAGGCTttggggccaggcagggtggggaGGCTCGTGGGCCGTTTCTTCTGCACAgcgcccctcccccacctgctgGAGAAGTGAGGACCCTTACCCCTTCCCCTCCTGGTGGCCCCTGCTGTAAACAGGCTGTGCCCCGCCACTCCCTCTGACCAGTGCATGGCCCCATCCCACCCCTGGGGAACAATGAGCCCTGCCTTCAAACAGCCCCTGGCCTGGCTCAGGGCAGCAAAAGAACTCTCGCTTTCGGAGGGCCAGGTCCCTCCAGTCAGCGGCCACCTTCTTCCTCAGTCAGAGAGGTCAGTGCCTGCATGAGGTCACCCAGCATGCCCTCTGCCTCTGGGACCCCAGCCCTGGGTGCGTGCTACCCTGGAGGCTGCTGGGAGGAGTCAAGTGCTGCCCCGgcctgtgcccagcccctcctgccacccccaccacacAAGGGCCCAGGCTCAGCTCCCAGCTCCCCCTGACTGCAAGCAAGCTCTCTATGTCCAGGCCCTGACACGCGGGCATTGATGGGTgcatttgttggatgaatagatCAGTCCTCCCTCAGCCCAGGTGGGCCACCAGAGACAGGGGATTTGGGGCACAGCAGGCagccaggggaggggaggaggctgggcacatGTGGGCTGGGAACCTGGTGTCTCAGGGCTGTGGGCTTCAGGAGCCCCAGGAGGTCCCCGTGAAGGAGATGGGTCCCTCCTCTGCTGTGGATGAAACGCTCTCAGAAAAGGTCGAGGCGGCTCTGCAGCTGGACTGAGGGACTGCGCGGCCAAAAAAGTATTTTGGGATTCCTTTCTATGTGCCTTTTGCTTTTCCAATTTGTCTGCACGGGGCCTATATTAGTGTCCCAATCAGAGACAAATCGTAAACAACACAGAACGTTTCCTCTGGGAGTGAGTCCCAGGGTGATGCTGGCCCCTGGGGATTCTGCCCTCCCAGAAAACTCCCCAGGGCCAGCCCAGCAGGCTCACCAGCAATGCTGCAGTGCTGGGGTCCTGGCTAGGGATGTGGGGGCTCTGTGGCCTCTGGAGCTGGGAGGATGGGCAGAATGTGCTGGACACCCCAGAGGCCAGACCGGTGAGGAGAGGGAGCTAGCAAAAAATGCTCTGATTCCCCACACTGAGGGTCTGACCCTGATCTCAAACAAAGCTGAGCCCTCATCTTGGTCACACACTGAGCCATGATCCCAGTAATGTGATGAACCTCGATCCCTGTCCCACTCTGAGCCCTGACCCTGGACACACACCCCAATCCTAACAGCACAATGGGCGTTGATTCCTGTGGCGCTCTGAGCCCTGATCCCAGCCACGACCTAGGCCCTTGGCCTGGACCTTCCGTCCCTGTCTCTGCCCTCCTCTCCCAGCTTTGTCTGGCTGTCTCTGTCTCCATATTGTCAACCCCCACCCGCCTCCCACAGCGACGGATGTCCCGATTCGATTATTAAGGGGCCTCTCTGGGGCTCTTACTCACCACCCTCTTTGTTCAGAAGGAGGAGGAATGCAAGCGGGGACTCCAGACCCTGCACGGGCCCATGGAAGTGGCTCCCTGGCGAGCGCCTGGGGAAAGGAGAAGGTTCCACCCCTCCTGGGACAGCCTGGCTCTGCCTGTGGGAGAGGCACAGACTCTGCTCTCCGGAGGTCCTGGGCGACGAGTAGTCACCAGCACAGAGACCCGGGTTTGAGTCCAGCCCTGCCACTCCCTCAGCTGAGACCTGGGCCTGGTCAGTGAGGCTGACCATCCTCATCTGCTAAATGGGGTCACTCGTGCCTTCCACAGCTCCGCCTTGCCCTGCTAGCCTGGACTGAGGGGAGAGGCATGGCTTTACCCTTAGAACTGGCCAGAGAGAGGAGGCAGGGCCCTGTCCCCAAGCCCAGTTTCCCTAAGCCAAACCTGGGTGTGGGGGAGATGGTCCTgtctcctccctctttcctggCAGGCACCCTGGGCCTGTCTGAGACAGCAGACTCCATGGCGGGGGCCAACTGGCCAGAGCCTCATGGGCAGGGGCTGGCACCATGTCCTGACCATGCCGACATGGTGCTGGGGCTCAGGGTCTGGAGGCTGTGCCAGGGCTGGGAGGCTTCTCTTTCCCACTGGCCCAGGCCTGCTCTGCTCCCCACCCACACACAGGTACTTCCTTGGGGACAGAACAGAGGGAACAACGGCCTGCTCTCCAGGGCTGAGAGTCAGTGAGTGGAGACCCAGCGGGGTAGGGACCTGGAGTGTGGCCA
The Symphalangus syndactylus isolate Jambi chromosome 7, NHGRI_mSymSyn1-v2.1_pri, whole genome shotgun sequence genome window above contains:
- the GPR20 gene encoding G-protein coupled receptor 20, with translation MPSVSPAGPSAGAVPNATTVTTVWTNASGLEVPLFHLFARLDEELHGAFPGLWLALMAVHGAIFLVGLVLNGLALYVFCCRTRAKTPSVIYTINLVVTDLLVGLSLPTRFAVYYGARGCLHCAFPHVLGYFLNMHCSILFLTCICVDRYLAIVRPEGSRRCRQPACARAVCAFVWLAAGAVTLSVLGVTGSRPCCRVFALTVLEFLLPLLVISVFTGRIMCALSRPGLLRQGRQRRVRAMQLLLTVLIIFLVCFTPFHARQVAVALWPDMPHHVSLVVYHVAVTLSSLNSCMDPIVYCFVTSGFQATVRGLFGQHGGECEPSSGDVVSMHRSSKGSGRPHILSASPHALTQALANGPEA